The following proteins are co-located in the Sulfurovum sp. TSL6 genome:
- a CDS encoding cation:proton antiporter: protein MDVHNFFLILFLILATARILGELFARMGIPSVLGELSAGILLGVSGLGIIEVNDVLKVLAEIGILLLLFEIGLDTDIQRLKEAGGKAVIVALFGAVFPFAVSSFFAYYIFDLTLVVSLFIGGTLTATSIGITMRVLKDLQKEHSEVAQIVIGAAVLDDILGVIILVFIYDYAITQELNMTNTLHTTVFILLFLLIAPTFANFISTFMKKSDEHQKVPGFIPTIIISLIAIFAYFSHLFGAPEILGSFAAGIALSRRFILPFGMGLRNDEVFLEKVKNAITPIAQMFTPIFFVMVGLSMNLKVIDFTSTRFWTLAFVFLVIAIIGKYMGAFLLRDSSALKKALIGISMIPRGEVGLIFAEVGRVNNILDNEIYAVLIFVIIVTTIAPPFILKWLFKYEKDDLAP, encoded by the coding sequence ATGGATGTACATAACTTTTTTCTCATACTATTTTTGATATTGGCGACTGCAAGGATTTTGGGTGAATTGTTTGCACGCATGGGTATTCCATCTGTATTGGGTGAGTTGAGTGCCGGTATACTCCTTGGTGTCTCAGGCTTGGGTATTATAGAGGTGAATGATGTCCTTAAAGTACTTGCAGAGATAGGTATTCTTCTTTTACTCTTTGAAATCGGTTTAGATACTGATATTCAGCGTCTAAAAGAAGCAGGAGGGAAAGCGGTTATTGTTGCATTATTTGGAGCCGTATTTCCCTTTGCTGTATCCTCCTTCTTTGCATATTATATATTTGATCTGACACTGGTTGTCTCTCTTTTTATTGGTGGTACTCTGACAGCGACGAGTATAGGTATTACCATGAGAGTGTTAAAAGATCTTCAAAAAGAACATTCAGAAGTCGCCCAGATAGTCATTGGTGCAGCTGTATTGGATGATATTTTAGGCGTTATTATCCTTGTTTTCATTTATGACTATGCCATTACGCAAGAGTTAAATATGACCAATACCTTGCATACCACTGTGTTTATCTTGCTTTTTTTACTCATCGCACCGACTTTTGCCAATTTTATCTCTACTTTTATGAAAAAGTCTGATGAACATCAAAAAGTACCGGGGTTTATACCCACTATCATTATCTCACTCATAGCAATTTTTGCTTATTTTTCACATCTTTTTGGTGCGCCTGAAATTTTAGGTTCCTTTGCTGCGGGTATCGCTCTTTCAAGACGATTCATTTTGCCTTTTGGTATGGGATTGAGAAATGATGAAGTCTTTTTAGAGAAAGTGAAAAACGCTATTACTCCTATCGCACAGATGTTTACGCCTATATTTTTTGTGATGGTCGGACTATCCATGAACTTAAAAGTCATAGACTTTACATCCACAAGATTTTGGACCTTAGCATTTGTTTTCTTGGTAATCGCTATTATTGGAAAATATATGGGGGCTTTTTTACTCAGGGATAGCAGTGCATTAAAAAAAGCATTGATAGGTATCTCTATGATCCCACGTGGAGAAGTTGGGCTGATATTTGCAGAAGTAGGGCGCGTAAA
- a CDS encoding TIGR00341 family protein has translation MKYLEVIVSAESFKTVQNIAQNVDAKDLRYHPKDEDNMQLFRMLINDENLQKALDSFSKIIGTQPTAKVIVMPVEAHLPKPKVEAQEKEKKTTSARESIYEQVEKNAHITVDFIILVTLSTIVASIGLIENNVAIVIGAMVIAPLLGPNIAFSLATALGDTKLMLASVKSMMVGVGIAVLLPYIIAKILSIPVNSQEVLMRTHVGFDSVILALASGAAAALSITTGLSSVLVGVMVAVALLPPAAVFGLMLGDARFDLAVNAGILLAINIVSINLSSKIIFIFKGISPRTWYEKEKAKHAMDRYIFTWIITLIVLMLLIYL, from the coding sequence ATGAAATATCTTGAAGTGATAGTGAGTGCCGAAAGTTTCAAAACAGTTCAAAATATTGCACAAAACGTTGATGCAAAAGATTTGCGTTACCATCCTAAAGATGAAGATAATATGCAGCTATTTCGTATGCTCATAAATGACGAGAATCTTCAAAAAGCGCTTGACAGTTTTTCGAAGATCATTGGTACACAGCCAACTGCTAAGGTAATCGTGATGCCTGTTGAAGCACATTTACCTAAACCTAAAGTAGAAGCACAGGAAAAAGAGAAGAAAACAACTTCTGCCAGGGAGTCCATCTATGAACAAGTTGAGAAAAATGCACATATCACTGTCGACTTTATCATATTGGTAACTTTATCAACGATTGTTGCTTCTATTGGACTGATTGAAAACAATGTTGCTATTGTTATAGGGGCAATGGTAATTGCTCCACTGCTTGGTCCAAATATTGCATTCAGTTTAGCGACAGCTCTTGGAGATACAAAACTAATGTTAGCTTCGGTTAAGTCAATGATGGTTGGTGTCGGTATTGCTGTATTACTACCCTATATCATAGCAAAAATTCTATCCATACCTGTGAACAGTCAGGAGGTATTGATGCGAACTCATGTAGGTTTTGATTCGGTCATTTTGGCTTTGGCTTCGGGTGCTGCAGCTGCATTATCGATCACAACTGGTCTCTCCAGTGTCTTAGTAGGTGTCATGGTGGCCGTTGCACTTCTTCCTCCTGCTGCTGTATTTGGACTAATGCTTGGAGATGCACGTTTTGATCTGGCAGTTAATGCGGGAATACTACTTGCCATCAATATCGTCAGTATTAACCTATCCAGTAAAATCATTTTTATATTTAAAGGTATCAGTCCTCGAACATGGTATGAAAAAGAGAAAGCAAAGCATGCGATGGATCGGTATATTTTCACATGGATTATTACACTGATAGTCCTGATGCTTTTAATTTATCTTTGA
- a CDS encoding DUF2459 domain-containing protein yields the protein MAHNYYQQSILTSLIVLSIALLTGCTKSISEFYPPDPGRADNKTVYIVNHGLHTGIALSKKDAAPYIYSFDDFKSARYLEIGWGDEIYYQTDPNTLWMAIRALFWPTDSVLHVAALNTDPIKYFNDNKVVPLKLSKTGFIRLVEYIDNSFTLDEKKQIIKLGNGLYGTSRFYRAEGKFHLFNNCNTWSARAIRSSGFPINTCCIFTADDLIYQLKRRDE from the coding sequence TTGGCACATAACTATTATCAGCAAAGTATACTAACAAGCCTGATAGTCTTATCTATAGCTCTATTAACCGGTTGTACAAAATCTATTAGCGAATTTTATCCACCGGATCCAGGAAGAGCTGATAACAAAACAGTATACATCGTAAATCATGGATTGCACACAGGCATTGCATTATCCAAAAAAGATGCAGCCCCTTATATCTATTCCTTTGATGATTTTAAGAGTGCACGATATTTAGAAATAGGCTGGGGAGATGAGATCTATTATCAAACAGATCCAAATACACTTTGGATGGCGATAAGAGCATTATTTTGGCCTACAGATTCAGTACTTCATGTAGCTGCACTTAATACAGATCCTATAAAGTATTTTAATGACAATAAAGTCGTTCCGTTAAAACTCTCTAAAACGGGTTTTATCAGATTGGTAGAGTATATCGATAATAGTTTTACATTGGATGAAAAAAAACAGATAATCAAATTGGGAAACGGTCTCTATGGAACAAGCAGATTCTATCGTGCAGAGGGGAAGTTTCACCTATTTAATAACTGTAATACCTGGAGTGCAAGGGCAATCCGCTCATCAGGCTTCCCTATAAATACATGTTGTATATTTACTGCAGACGATCTAATCTACCAGTTAAAGCGTAGGGATGAATGA
- a CDS encoding CBS domain-containing protein, which translates to MNIGELCNRETIIVLKDENIVEAAKLMRHYHVGDLIVVSKSEDVNTPIGIVTDRDIVMEVVANNADPKNVKVSEVMSQELVTASQEEGIHECIERMRTYGIRRLPVVDKEGCLAGILSVDDILEFLGEEVDTLIGLFYKEKRSEIDKMG; encoded by the coding sequence ATGAATATTGGTGAACTTTGTAATCGTGAAACGATTATTGTCCTCAAAGATGAAAATATCGTAGAGGCAGCTAAGCTGATGCGGCATTACCATGTTGGGGACCTGATCGTTGTAAGCAAAAGTGAAGATGTTAATACTCCGATCGGTATCGTAACCGATCGTGATATTGTTATGGAAGTTGTGGCTAACAATGCTGATCCTAAAAACGTTAAAGTCTCTGAAGTCATGAGCCAAGAATTGGTAACTGCAAGTCAAGAGGAGGGTATTCATGAGTGTATTGAGCGTATGCGTACGTATGGAATCAGAAGATTACCAGTTGTTGATAAAGAAGGTTGCCTAGCCGGTATTCTCTCCGTCGACGACATACTTGAGTTTTTAGGTGAAGAGGTTGATACTTTGATAGGACTTTTTTATAAAGAAAAGCGATCAGAAATTGATAAGATGGGATAG